From the genome of Parazoarcus communis, one region includes:
- the yhbY gene encoding ribosome assembly RNA-binding protein YhbY → MIELTPAQRRDFRARAHHLSPVVTVAGNGLTPTVVAEIDRSLQAHELIKVRVQGAEREQRDALMGELCASLDAAAVQHIGNILIVWRPRREEEKKVAQPAAAKRAGGAATAKSAAAFAAAARRAALAKASAEKRRTASRTSPARGRNAGTPGSGRGR, encoded by the coding sequence ATGATCGAGCTTACACCTGCACAGCGTCGCGACTTTCGCGCCCGTGCGCACCACCTGAGTCCTGTCGTCACCGTCGCCGGTAACGGCCTGACCCCCACTGTCGTTGCCGAAATCGACCGTTCGCTCCAGGCCCATGAACTGATCAAGGTTCGTGTGCAGGGGGCTGAACGAGAGCAGCGTGACGCGCTGATGGGCGAATTGTGCGCCAGTCTTGATGCTGCCGCCGTCCAGCACATCGGTAACATTCTGATCGTCTGGCGCCCGCGCCGGGAAGAAGAAAAGAAGGTTGCACAGCCCGCAGCCGCGAAACGCGCCGGCGGTGCTGCCACGGCAAAATCCGCTGCAGCCTTCGCTGCTGCCGCACGCCGTGCAGCGCTGGCCAAAGCCTCAGCCGAGAAGCGTCGCACTGCGTCGCGCACCTCCCCGGCCCGTGGGCGCAATGCAGGCACGCCCGGCTCAGGCCGCGGACGCTGA